One Fusobacterium varium DNA segment encodes these proteins:
- a CDS encoding glycerate kinase — protein sequence MKIVIAPDSFKESMSGKVACDAIERGLKKVLKDSEFIKVPMADGGEGTTQSLVDATNGVIYFVEVTNPLGEKIQGKLGVLGDQETAILEMASASGLELISKEKRDPMITTTFGTGELIKKALDLNVKTILIGIGGSATNDGGAGMIQALGGKLLDKNGNQIGFGGGELSKLDKIDLSELDERLKNVKIIVACDVENPLTGAKGAAYIFGRQKGATDKTIPVLDNNLKHFAEIIRRDLKIDVENVAGAGAAGGLGAGLMAFLSAELRRGIDIVIEYSKLEEKLKGATLVITGEGSIDGQTRFGKTPYGVAQAAKKQNIPVIALAGNVGEDIDILYDYGFDSIFSILPGVQNLETALKNGEKNLERVSENIGRIILAFRKK from the coding sequence ATGAAAATAGTAATAGCACCAGACTCTTTTAAAGAGAGCATGAGTGGAAAAGTGGCTTGTGATGCTATTGAAAGAGGATTAAAAAAAGTTTTAAAAGATAGTGAATTTATAAAAGTACCAATGGCAGATGGTGGAGAGGGAACAACACAATCTCTAGTAGATGCTACAAATGGAGTTATCTATTTTGTAGAGGTTACTAATCCTTTAGGAGAAAAGATTCAAGGAAAGTTAGGAGTATTAGGAGATCAAGAAACAGCTATTTTAGAGATGGCAAGTGCTAGTGGATTAGAATTAATCTCAAAAGAAAAAAGAGATCCTATGATAACAACAACTTTTGGGACTGGAGAGCTTATTAAAAAAGCTTTAGATCTAAATGTTAAAACTATTTTAATAGGAATAGGTGGAAGTGCTACTAATGATGGAGGAGCTGGAATGATTCAAGCTCTTGGAGGAAAATTATTAGATAAAAATGGTAATCAAATAGGTTTTGGTGGCGGAGAACTTTCAAAATTAGATAAAATAGATCTTTCAGAACTTGATGAGAGATTAAAAAATGTTAAAATTATAGTAGCTTGTGATGTAGAGAATCCACTTACTGGAGCTAAAGGTGCTGCTTACATATTTGGACGTCAAAAAGGAGCAACTGATAAAACTATTCCTGTATTAGATAATAATTTAAAACATTTTGCTGAAATAATAAGAAGGGATTTAAAAATTGATGTTGAAAATGTAGCTGGTGCTGGAGCAGCAGGAGGTTTAGGAGCTGGATTAATGGCATTTCTATCTGCTGAATTAAGAAGAGGTATAGATATTGTTATTGAATATAGTAAGCTTGAAGAAAAATTAAAAGGTGCAACTCTTGTAATAACTGGAGAGGGAAGTATAGATGGACAAACTCGTTTTGGAAAAACTCCATATGGTGTAGCTCAAGCAGCTAAAAAACAAAATATACCTGTAATAGCATTAGCTGGAAATGTTGGTGAAGATATAGATATATTATATGACTATGGATTTGATAGTATTTTTTCTATTCTTCCTGGAGTACAAAATTTAGAAACTGCTCTTAAAAATGGAGAAAAAAACTTAGAGAGAGTCAGTGAAAATATAGGAAGAATTATTTTAGCTTTTAGAAAGAAATAA